The following proteins are co-located in the Abditibacteriaceae bacterium genome:
- a CDS encoding VOC family protein, whose amino-acid sequence MQVQPYLFFNGRCQEAADFYCSQLGAVVTEKMLFREMPASEGYTVAPEMANKILHMSLQIGDTTVMMSDGMSDEAAKFEGFSLALGVANDAEAERFFGLLADGGNVKMPMSPTFWSSRFGVVEDRFGVSWMVVVQ is encoded by the coding sequence ATGCAAGTCCAGCCTTATCTGTTTTTCAATGGCCGCTGTCAAGAAGCCGCCGATTTTTACTGCTCTCAACTGGGCGCCGTGGTCACAGAGAAAATGCTTTTTAGAGAAATGCCCGCTTCGGAAGGCTACACCGTCGCGCCCGAAATGGCGAACAAAATTCTTCACATGAGCCTCCAAATCGGCGACACAACGGTGATGATGTCCGATGGAATGTCCGACGAAGCCGCGAAGTTCGAGGGTTTTTCTCTGGCGTTGGGCGTTGCAAACGACGCCGAAGCCGAGCGGTTTTTCGGGCTTTTGGCAGATGGCGGAAATGTAAAAATGCCGATGTCGCCGACGTTCTGGTCGTCGCGTTTCGGTGTCGTCGAAGACCGCTTTGGCGTGTCGTGGATGGTTGTCGTTCAGTAA
- a CDS encoding DinB family protein, with protein sequence MNSQETIDHAKAEFLRAEELLLKSLATTPEERINWSPAPTARTPIEQVAHSAQSLESICGFMNGHAFSIETTGEADDFFREYEKQFTTREAVVAVWKKNSAAYLQFLDALTPEALATLIQLPFGMGQAPLKEALAFPPLHTKWHASQIDYIQTIYGDRIWH encoded by the coding sequence ATGAATTCACAGGAAACGATTGACCACGCGAAAGCCGAATTTCTGCGCGCCGAAGAGCTGCTTTTGAAATCGCTCGCGACGACGCCCGAAGAGCGCATCAACTGGTCGCCAGCGCCGACGGCACGCACACCTATTGAACAAGTGGCTCATTCCGCGCAATCGCTCGAAAGCATTTGTGGCTTTATGAACGGCCACGCGTTTTCCATCGAAACCACCGGTGAAGCAGACGACTTTTTCCGCGAATATGAAAAACAGTTCACAACGCGCGAAGCGGTAGTCGCAGTCTGGAAGAAAAACAGCGCGGCGTATCTGCAATTTCTCGATGCGCTCACGCCGGAAGCCTTAGCAACACTCATCCAATTGCCGTTTGGTATGGGCCAGGCACCACTGAAAGAAGCGTTGGCGTTTCCACCACTCCACACCAAATGGCACGCCTCGCAGATTGATTACATTCAAACGATTTACGGCGACCGAATCTGGCACTGA